A single genomic interval of Bacteroidota bacterium harbors:
- a CDS encoding type I polyketide synthase, with the protein MDGIAIIGMSGRFPGANDVKGFWKNLVEGVNSIVPIPDEDMELSAADRQFLSGNPNFVQKGAVVTDADHFDAAFFGIYPKEAQAMDPQHRLFLECSWEAVEDAGYIPSTYPGSIGVYAGSYMNTYTLCSLETNPAFIASLANSFHGGVLQNELGNDKDYMSTRVSFKLNLRGPSLTIQTACSTSLVAVAQACMSLSNYQCDMALAGGSTLKLPQNRGYLYETDGMVSPDGNIRTFDAKAQGTVFGNGVAVVLLKRLEDAIADGDSVYAVIKGWGVNNDGASKVGYTAPSVEGQTEAIALAQAVADIDPRTISYVEAHGTGTPKGDPIEIDALTQAFRLKTDEKQFCRIGSLKPNIGHLDVAAGVAGLMKTSLALQNKVIPPSLNFETPNPNIDFKETPFVVNQELTPWETEHLPRRAGVSSFGVGGTNAHVVVEEAPEVKADPSKKPFHLIPLSARSSSAADQMLDRLQEFLKDNPDASLADIAYTLQMGRQTFNHSRCFVASDAAEALALLEERDTKKILARQQVRRNREVVFMFPGQGAQHIRMGGDLYEHEPVYRAAIDECADILKPLLGFEIRDLLYPAADKEDEAGKKINQTMVAQPGIFATSYALAKLWMHRGLTPKAMIGHSVGEFVAACLAGVYTLEEGLKLVTLRGKLMQDMPGGSMMAVRAPLADLEAHLSTDIDVAAINSPAMCVLSGPTPAIEALQKKLEAAEFICRPLHTSHAFHSAMMEDAIPPFAEALANISLQAPQVPIMSTVHARWLTAEDTQDPTYWARHLRETVRFSDAVSEIVNESNDVFLEVGPGQTLSTLARQHPDTSDKQDFFSSLPHVQQTISASKYATEITGKLWQAGVTIDWATQYEAESRRRVHLPTYPFERKRFWFDEDPEVVAHASNGHATNGVQPNGTLPAHVAETNYQNGHSPAHVATMPQTALNTEQRQLIEQQLHVMALQLQAWRNLLND; encoded by the coding sequence ATGGATGGAATAGCAATTATTGGCATGTCCGGGCGGTTTCCCGGGGCAAACGATGTAAAAGGATTTTGGAAAAACCTGGTAGAAGGGGTCAACTCCATCGTTCCAATTCCGGACGAGGACATGGAGCTCTCGGCGGCAGATCGACAATTCTTGTCTGGGAATCCTAATTTTGTGCAGAAGGGGGCGGTAGTTACAGACGCTGATCATTTTGACGCTGCATTTTTTGGTATTTATCCAAAAGAAGCCCAGGCCATGGACCCGCAGCATCGCCTGTTTCTGGAGTGCAGTTGGGAAGCCGTCGAAGACGCCGGCTATATCCCTTCTACCTACCCAGGCTCAATTGGCGTGTATGCCGGCAGCTACATGAACACCTACACGCTCTGCAGCCTCGAAACCAATCCTGCATTTATTGCCAGCCTCGCCAACTCGTTTCACGGGGGCGTTTTGCAGAACGAACTGGGCAACGACAAAGATTATATGTCGACCCGCGTCTCGTTCAAACTCAACCTGCGCGGCCCCAGTCTCACCATCCAAACAGCTTGCTCAACTTCACTGGTTGCCGTTGCACAGGCCTGTATGAGCCTGTCGAATTATCAGTGCGACATGGCGCTGGCGGGTGGCTCAACACTGAAACTTCCACAAAACAGAGGCTATCTCTACGAAACAGATGGCATGGTATCTCCCGATGGCAACATCAGGACCTTTGATGCAAAAGCCCAGGGAACGGTCTTTGGCAATGGCGTGGCCGTTGTGCTGCTTAAACGCCTAGAAGATGCCATTGCAGATGGAGACAGTGTCTATGCCGTCATCAAAGGCTGGGGCGTAAACAATGATGGTGCGTCTAAAGTGGGATACACCGCCCCGAGTGTAGAAGGCCAAACTGAAGCCATCGCACTTGCGCAGGCCGTTGCGGATATTGATCCGCGTACCATTTCGTATGTCGAAGCACACGGTACGGGTACCCCTAAAGGAGACCCAATAGAAATTGATGCGCTGACCCAGGCGTTCCGTCTTAAAACCGATGAAAAGCAGTTTTGCAGAATTGGCTCGCTGAAGCCAAACATCGGGCACCTCGATGTTGCAGCTGGTGTTGCCGGCCTCATGAAGACCTCCCTTGCGCTGCAAAACAAGGTCATTCCTCCGAGCTTGAACTTTGAGACACCGAATCCCAACATCGACTTCAAAGAAACGCCGTTTGTTGTAAATCAAGAACTCACGCCTTGGGAAACGGAGCATCTTCCCCGTCGGGCCGGCGTCAGTTCCTTTGGCGTAGGCGGCACCAATGCACACGTTGTTGTAGAGGAAGCCCCAGAGGTCAAAGCAGACCCGTCGAAAAAACCATTTCACCTCATTCCGCTTTCTGCCCGTAGCAGCAGTGCAGCTGATCAGATGCTGGACAGGCTTCAGGAATTTCTGAAGGACAACCCGGACGCAAGCCTGGCAGACATTGCGTACACCTTGCAGATGGGACGGCAAACTTTCAACCACTCCCGTTGCTTTGTAGCCAGTGATGCAGCAGAAGCCCTTGCGCTACTCGAAGAACGCGATACCAAAAAGATCTTGGCCCGGCAACAAGTCCGGCGCAATCGCGAAGTAGTTTTCATGTTTCCTGGTCAGGGTGCGCAGCACATACGCATGGGCGGCGACCTGTATGAGCACGAACCGGTATATCGGGCAGCCATTGACGAATGTGCGGACATTTTGAAGCCGTTGCTTGGCTTTGAAATCCGCGACCTCCTTTACCCTGCAGCTGACAAAGAAGACGAAGCAGGCAAAAAAATAAACCAGACCATGGTGGCGCAGCCCGGTATTTTTGCCACGAGCTACGCACTCGCCAAACTCTGGATGCACCGCGGCCTCACGCCCAAAGCAATGATTGGCCACAGTGTTGGCGAATTTGTAGCAGCTTGCCTTGCCGGCGTGTACACGCTCGAAGAAGGACTAAAGCTGGTTACACTACGCGGCAAACTGATGCAAGACATGCCCGGCGGCTCAATGATGGCTGTACGCGCACCGCTGGCAGATCTGGAGGCCCATTTATCAACAGACATTGATGTTGCCGCGATCAACAGTCCGGCTATGTGTGTGCTTTCCGGCCCAACGCCGGCCATTGAAGCGCTGCAGAAAAAACTCGAAGCCGCAGAATTTATCTGCCGGCCACTGCATACGTCACATGCGTTTCACTCAGCCATGATGGAAGATGCCATTCCGCCTTTTGCGGAAGCCCTGGCAAACATCTCACTGCAAGCACCGCAGGTCCCCATTATGTCGACGGTACACGCCCGCTGGCTCACCGCAGAAGACACACAGGATCCAACCTATTGGGCCCGACACCTGCGTGAAACAGTTCGTTTTTCCGATGCCGTTTCAGAGATCGTCAATGAATCGAACGATGTATTTCTGGAAGTGGGCCCCGGCCAAACACTAAGTACCCTGGCCCGGCAACATCCGGATACCAGTGACAAACAAGATTTCTTCTCCAGCCTGCCCCATGTGCAGCAAACTATTTCTGCTTCCAAGTATGCCACAGAAATCACAGGCAAACTCTGGCAGGCTGGTGTTACAATCGACTGGGCTACGCAATACGAAGCAGAGTCCAGACGCAGGGTGCATCTCCCTACCTATCCGTTTGAACGGAAAAGATTTTGGTTTGATGAAGATCCGGAAGTGGTTGCCCATGCATCCAATGGGCATGCAACAAATGGCGTACAGCCAAACGGTACACTTCCCGCACACGTCGCTGAGACGAATTACCAAAACGGCCATAGCCCAGCCCACGTGGCTACCATGCCACAAACGGCCCTCAATACTGAACAACGCCAGCTAATCGAACAACAGCTCCATGTAATGGCGCTGCAGCTCCAGGCCTGGCGAAATTTATTGAATGATTGA
- a CDS encoding HAD-IIIC family phosphatase, which translates to MQSMSPDIAELHVAIASTFTAEPVEKTLSFWLDQFNRPHTVAFAPYNQVFQQLLDPNSLFAQNKASKQNASKQIDALNVIYLRLEDWLQAAPAGAPADEAKAMLLQNAEDLVNAIKVACLRGDAQHLLIFTPFSEKSAADPAKQAILAQTESEIINRLRGTNHIDCLPQHQLLNWYALTGYDNPHTAKAGHVPYTETCYAALASATVRQHAAQERAPYKVIALDCDNTLWQGVCGELGPTGVQITQPFRALQAFMQQQKAEGMLLCLASKNIDADVDAVFEQNPDMLLKPADIVAKRVNWIAKSENIKSLAADLNLGLDSFIFIDDNPVECAEVRANCPDVTVFQLPANPSEIESFLSHIWIFDKLGVTDEDKKRAERYQQNARREQERRSSTSLQDFLKGLNLSINIAAPAKEHYPRIAQLTQRTNQFNATTIRRSEADLERLLTAASLEAAIVQVSDRYGDYGLVGVLLYNFSDYALQVDSLILSCRALGRGVEQSMARYLAEQARSKQIDRIDIAFSETERNLPVLNFLETVATADKTTLEKGTVYQYKTTDLLKIVPLEAATPSVAATKKAATSGPSSANGQVKQIMVSWETIATTLNSAKRIHTQVLRRTVPRPALQTPYIEPQTEQEKQAARIWQDVLGINGIGLDDGFKELGGTSLQLVQIYGGLRGQFDVDLPFTTLFGLPTIRAFIEYLGASPDKSSRANAIQERAARQKAAMEKRKRLQLNLR; encoded by the coding sequence ATGCAATCTATGTCGCCAGACATTGCTGAATTACACGTAGCCATTGCGTCTACGTTTACTGCGGAGCCGGTGGAAAAAACCCTCTCGTTCTGGCTGGACCAATTCAACCGGCCACACACGGTAGCGTTTGCACCGTATAACCAGGTATTTCAGCAACTGCTGGATCCCAATAGCCTTTTTGCCCAAAACAAGGCATCAAAGCAAAACGCGTCAAAGCAAATTGATGCGCTTAACGTGATCTATTTGCGTCTGGAAGACTGGCTGCAGGCTGCACCAGCCGGCGCACCTGCGGATGAAGCAAAAGCGATGCTGCTGCAAAATGCAGAAGATCTGGTCAACGCAATCAAAGTGGCCTGCCTCCGAGGCGACGCCCAACACCTGCTTATCTTTACACCTTTCTCCGAAAAAAGCGCAGCAGATCCAGCCAAACAGGCTATCCTTGCACAGACGGAATCAGAAATTATCAACCGGCTGCGTGGCACAAACCATATAGATTGTCTGCCGCAACATCAGTTGCTGAACTGGTACGCACTCACCGGTTACGACAATCCACACACGGCAAAAGCCGGCCACGTGCCTTATACAGAAACGTGCTACGCTGCCCTCGCCTCTGCAACCGTCCGCCAGCATGCAGCACAAGAGCGGGCGCCGTACAAGGTCATCGCGCTCGATTGTGACAACACGCTCTGGCAAGGCGTATGCGGCGAACTCGGTCCTACGGGGGTACAAATAACGCAGCCCTTCCGGGCCTTACAAGCTTTTATGCAGCAGCAAAAGGCTGAAGGCATGTTACTCTGTCTTGCCAGCAAAAATATTGACGCCGATGTCGATGCGGTATTTGAACAAAATCCGGACATGCTGCTCAAGCCAGCAGACATCGTGGCAAAGCGAGTCAACTGGATTGCAAAATCAGAAAACATCAAGTCGCTTGCAGCCGACCTTAACCTCGGCCTCGACAGCTTCATCTTTATTGATGACAACCCGGTTGAATGCGCCGAAGTGCGGGCCAATTGTCCGGATGTTACCGTATTCCAGTTACCTGCCAATCCATCTGAAATTGAATCCTTCTTGTCACACATCTGGATCTTCGACAAATTGGGGGTCACAGATGAAGACAAAAAACGGGCTGAACGCTACCAGCAAAACGCCCGACGAGAGCAAGAACGGCGCTCGTCTACTTCGCTGCAAGACTTTCTGAAGGGGCTGAACCTTTCGATAAACATCGCAGCGCCGGCAAAAGAACATTATCCGCGCATAGCACAGCTAACACAGCGGACAAACCAGTTCAATGCAACAACCATTCGTCGTAGTGAAGCGGATCTAGAAAGGCTGCTCACTGCAGCCAGCCTGGAAGCTGCCATTGTACAAGTCAGTGATCGGTACGGCGACTACGGCCTCGTAGGCGTACTTCTGTACAATTTCTCCGATTACGCGCTGCAAGTAGATTCACTTATCCTGAGTTGCAGGGCCCTGGGCCGTGGTGTAGAGCAATCCATGGCTCGCTACCTTGCAGAACAAGCCCGGAGTAAACAAATCGATCGGATTGACATTGCGTTCTCCGAAACGGAGCGGAATCTACCTGTACTCAATTTCCTTGAAACCGTAGCTACTGCTGACAAAACCACGCTCGAAAAAGGCACGGTTTATCAGTACAAAACAACGGATCTCCTCAAAATAGTGCCACTGGAGGCTGCAACACCTTCAGTTGCTGCTACAAAAAAGGCTGCCACGAGCGGCCCGTCCTCCGCAAATGGCCAGGTGAAGCAAATCATGGTTTCCTGGGAGACCATTGCGACCACGTTGAATTCAGCCAAACGCATCCATACGCAGGTACTGAGACGAACAGTCCCCCGCCCTGCGCTGCAAACTCCTTATATCGAACCACAAACCGAGCAGGAAAAACAGGCTGCGCGCATTTGGCAAGATGTTTTGGGCATTAATGGCATAGGATTGGATGATGGATTTAAAGAGTTGGGCGGCACATCGCTCCAACTGGTGCAAATCTACGGTGGGTTACGGGGTCAATTTGATGTTGATCTGCCATTCACAACCCTGTTCGGACTCCCGACAATCCGCGCATTTATTGAGTATCTGGGCGCTTCGCCAGATAAATCTAGCAGGGCAAATGCAATTCAGGAGCGAGCAGCAAGGCAAAAAGCAGCAATGGAAAAAAGAAAGCGGCTGCAATTGAATTTGAGATAA